ATGTTATGATTTTTACATTTAGCAAAAAAGAAATTGCAGAAGCATTAATTCAATCTAAAAATAGAGGTATAGATGTCAAAGTTATAGCTGAAGAATATCAATCAAATTATAATTGGGCACAAATAAATTATTTAAAAGAAAATGGAGTTAATGTAATTTTAGATAAAAATTATAAAACATTTCATCATAAAACAATGATAATTGATGAAGAAATTACAATTACAGGATCGTTTAATTTTACTAATTCAGCTCAATATTATAATGATGAAAATTCTCTAGTTATTCATAGTGAGTATATATCAAAAGTATATGAAAAAGAATTTAAAAGATTGTGGGAAAAATATACAAAATAGTTCAAATTAGAAACTATTCATATAATAGCACTCGTAGAATCAACGATATCCCCTTAGGGGGATTTTTTATTTATATAGTAAAAAGCATATATATTTATTTGTTTAAAAGTTTGATTATAAATATTTTTATGATATAATTTAAATATATATGTTAAATTTTTGTGTAAAAGATTAAAAGTAAATATCAGGGGGAATAAAAATGAATAAATCAACTGTAGTTTTTAATCAAAAAACTTATCAACTTCATAACTTAGTAATTGATATTGATAGTGGAATTATAGCATTGCCAGATATACAAAGACCATTTGTTTGGGATTCTAGTAAAGTTAGGGATCTTGTAGATTCATTATATAAAGGATTGCCAGTGGGAAATTTAATACTTTGGGAGGTTTCTGATATTGATAATTTTCATTCTATTGGAATAGATAAAAAAAGATCTCCAAAATATTTAGTTATAGATGGGCAACAAAGGCTTACTTCCCTCTATTCAATTTTAATGAATAAACCTGTGAAAAATAAAAATTTTAAAGATATAAAAATAAAAATTGCATTTAATCCATTAGAAGAAAAATTTGAGGTAACCAATGCAGCTTTAGAAAAAGACCCTGAGTGGATAGGAGATATTAGTGAGTTGTTTTCTACTAGTTCCTATGATTTTATTGAAGAATACAAGAATAGATTAAAGAAAAAAAGGGAAGATATAGTAAATAAAGAATTTTCATTAATCGCTTCAAAGATACAAAGATTAGAAAATATTAAAAATTATACATTTTCTGTTTTAGAACTATCTTCTGAATTGGATCCTGAAGAAGTTGCAGAAATATTCGTTAGAATAAATAGTAAAGGTAAAACTTTAAATCAATCTGATTTTATATTAACTTTAATGTCAGTGTATTGGGATGAAGGTAGAAAAGAAATAGAAGAATTTTGTAAAAAAGCTCATTATTTTTCCAATGAAAACACATCTTTTAATTTAATTAATCTAAAACCAAGTCCAGAACATTTAGTTAGAAGTATTGTTGGATATTCATTCTTTAGAGGAAGATTAAAATATGCTTATTTAATACTAAAAGGAAGAGATTTTGAAAATAGAATTTTTTCAGAAGAATTAAAAAATAAAAATCTAGAAATTTTTAAAAATGGGCATAAAAAAGTTCTAGATTTAGTAAATTGGCACGATTATATTAAAATAATATATGATGCTGGATTTGTAAATGATAATATGATTAGCTCTAAAATAGCATTTTTTATTACATATGTATTATATTTAATTGGTAAAGAAAGAATAAACTTTAGAAATCTAGAAAGAATAATTAGAAAATGGTTAGTTTTTTCATTATTAACTCAAAGATATACAGGTTCTCCAGAAAGTATTATAGAAAAAGATTTATTAAGCATAAAGAATAATGATTTTTTAGAAACATTAGATAGTATTATGAAAAATGAATTAACAGAGAGTTTTTGGAAAATTACATTACCTAATGAAAAACTTGTAACTTCAAATACTTCAAATATATTACCAATATATGATGCGGCATTAATTTATGAGGACAAATTTATACCTTTTTCAAAAAGTAAAATACGTGAAAGAAAAAGTGTTTTAGTAAATGAAAAGAAAAAAACTATTGAAAGACATCATATATTTCCAAAAAACTATTTACATAAATTAGGAATAAAAGATGTTAAAGATGTAAATCAAATTGCTAATTTAATGTTTTTAGATTATAAAAATAATATTGATATTAGTGATAAACCACCATCTGAATATTGGAATTTACTTACAAAAGAACTTTCTGACGATGAAATAAACAAAATATATATTGATTACGATTTACCAAAAGATTTTTGGGATATGGATTATTTCAAATTTTTAAAAGAAAGAAGATATTTGATGGCAAAAAGAATAAGAAATTATTTTGAAAGTTTGTAATAGATAAACTATATGGGGGGATATATGTGGGAAAATTAGAAATTCCTGAAGTAGGAAAATTATTAAATGTTAGAAATAGAATATATCAAATAAATGAAATTGAAAAATACGACAATGTAAAAGGACCAGAATATTTTTTATCTTTGGAAGATATTGAAACTTCTAAATCTCTTCAAATAATATTAAGATCTGAAAAAGAAATTGAAATATCTCCAACATTTATTAAATTTAATGATTTTTTTTCAGAAATAAAAAATATAGATTCACCAGAAGTCTTTGATGCATTTATTAAAGCTTTAAAATGGTCAGTAAATTCAATTTTCTATTCTGATGCAATAAAATCTCCATTTTATTCAAATATTAAATTAAATTACTTCCAACTTGATCCTTTAATTAGGGCTTTAACCATGCCAAAAATAAGTTTATTAATTGCAGATGATGTGGGTTTAGGAAAAACAATTGAAGCTGGTTTAATTATACAAGAATTGACTCTAAAAAATAAAATAAAAAGGACATTAATTGTTTGCCCTGCAGCTTTGCAAGAACAGTGGCAGAGAGAAATGAAAGAAAAGTTTTCGATGGATTTTAAAATTATGAATTTAAAAGAAATAACAAAAATCTTCAAAGAATATGGAGTAAATGTTAATCCTTGGACTACTTATCCAAGATTAATAACTTCAATGGATTTTATTAAACAAGAAAAATATTTAAATATGTTTAGAGCTACTACTTCTGGTGAGAAAAATATTAAATGGGATTTTTTAGTAGTAGATGAAGCACATAACATAATGCCAAAGCCAACAAATGAATATTATCTTGATTCTGATAGAACAAAGGCTATTAGAGAGTTATCTAAAATATTCCCACATAAAGTTTTTTTGACAGCAACACCTCATAACGGGAATACAAGATCATTTATAGCGTTATTAGAAATGCTTGACCCTAAATATTTTAATAGAGGCCAAAGTAAATTAGATAATATTTCTAAAAAAAGATTATATGAAATAATGGTAAGAAGACTAAAAAATGAAATAAATGAATGGAATTTTATAGAAGATAGTAAATTTCCTGAAAGATTTATACATGAGTTTGAATTAAATTCAGAAGAAGATGAAATGAAATTATTTAATTATTTAAATGCTTATATACATAGAATGAATGATTTTCAAAAAACACTGAGTTCTAAAGAAAAAATTAATTTGGATTTTACTTTAATGGTATTAAAAAAGCGTTTACTATCTTCTTATTATGCATTTTATAATTCTTTAGAAAAATATATAAATAAAAATTATGAAAATGTTATTGATGAAAAGTTTATTGATTTTACTATTAATAAATTAGAAAATGAAAATTATGATAATGATTTTGATAAAGATGAAGATGAAAAATTATTATTATCTGGGATAATTGAAAATTATACAAATGATGAAATAAATAAAAAATTAATATATGATATGTATGAACTATCCTCAAAATTAAAAAATGAAGATGAACAAAAAATAAAAAAAATATATACTTTTATTGAAAATAAATTATTAGAAAATGGTTCATTTAATAATGAGAGATTAATTATATTTACAGAATATAAGGATACATTAGACTACATTGTGGAAAAACTAAAAAAAAGATATGGAGAAAATAGAGTTTTATCTTTATATGGTGGAATGAATTATAACGAGAGGGAAATTGTTAAGAAAAAATTTGAATCAGATCCATATAAAGAAGAGGCTAGAATTTTAGTAGCTACTGATGCGGCGAGTGAAGGTATAAATTTGCAATATTATTGTCATTCTCTTATTCATTACGATATTCCATGGAATCCTATAAGGTTAGAGCAAAGAAATGGTAGAATTCACAGAGTTGGTCAAGATAAAGATGTACATATATATCACTTTATATATAACAATAACGAAGATTATATGATATTAAAAAATGTAATAAAAAAAATAGATACTATAAAAGAAGATATAGATTCTTTGAACTCGCTAATTTCTGAAGAAACTCATATGGCAATAAAAGAAAAATTACTATTAAAAGAAGACGAAATTTCTTTTGATTTAAAAATAAAATCAACTTTAGTTAAGCAAAAAATATTAATGAAAAATGAAATTTTGCATAAATTTGATGAAATGAAAAAGAAGGTCCAATATTCCTTAAATGAAACTAAATACAAATATGAAATTACTCCTAGTAATAAAAAACTGGTACTATCTTCAGCTTTAAAAATATTAACAGGAAAAAATCAACTTGAAAAATATCCTGATGAAAAGAATATATATTATATTAAAGAACTTCCAAAAAACTGGGATAATTTAAAATCGTATATTAAAGATGAAAAAGGTGTATCAAAAAAAATATCTTTTGATAGTAAAGAATTAAAGAGTTCAAAAGAACATATTCATTTATCTCATCCTTTAATGAAAAGGAGTATTAATTTTTTTAAATCTCAAATTTGGAATTTTAATAATAAAAAGATAAATAAGTTTACTATAAAAACTTCTGAATTATTAGAAGATCCTTTAGTAAGAATATATTTAAAAACGTCAGTAAATGACAATAAGTTAGATAAAATTACTGAAGATATAGATATAATTAATGGTTATTTAATAAATAATACTTTTATAGAAGCAATAGAAGGTGAAAAAATTGTAGCAAAAAATATTGATAAAGAAAATATATTATTTGAATTATCAAAAAAAATCCAAATGCTTCTTAGAAAAAATGAAAACACTATAAACACAATAATAGAAAAAAGAAAAGAAAAATACATAGAAAAAGTAATTGAGTTATGGAATGAAAAAAAAGAAAAAGAAATAAAGAATTTAGAAAAGATATTAATAAATCAACTGAATGAAATAGATATATTAATAAATGAACTAAATAAAATGATAAATAAAAGAAAAAAATCAAATAAAAATCTAATATCATTATTTGATAACGAAATTACATTAAATGAGGAAATTAAAACTATAAAGGATGATATTGCTTATTTACAAAGAAAAAAAGAACTTTTGAAAGAAGAAATAAAAGAAAATATAAAAGAGTTAAAAAATAGAGTAATAAATAAGGAAATACATATGCTTCCTATTGCAGTAGAGGTTATAATACCTGAAAGCTTTTTATCTGGAGGGATAATATGAATTTAAATGCAAGAATGTCAGGATTAGTGTTTTCAGAAAAAGTTTTAGATAAAATAAAAAGAAATTATGATATTGAAAATTATAAGTTTAATAAATATAATCTTCTATTAAAAAAATTAGAATCAACAAATAAAGAATCTTCTGATATAAAAAAATTTATAATATCATTCTTTTCTGAAATTTTAGGATATGAGAAAGATTCATTAATTACAAATATACCGGAAACTGAGAAAGTATATTTTGAGGATGCCCTTCAATATGAAAAACCACATATAGTATATAAATTTAATAATAAATCAGATAAAAAATTTTATTTTTATATTATACCTTCAAATAAAAAAATTGATGAAAAAGATGATACAAGCGGTAGATTAAAGATATCTTATTATGGAAAATTTGAAAGAGTATTAAGAGAAAAGAATGTAAAATATGGTTTTATTACAAATGGAGAAATTATTAGATTTGTATATGCTGAATCAGGACTTATTACATCATATATAGAATGGGATTTATATGATTTTAAAGAATATGAGAATCTAAATTTGTTCTATAATCTTTTTAGTATAAATAGATTAAGAGATAAAGAATCATTATTCGAATTAATAAAAAGATCACAGGAAGAACAAAGCGAAATTACAGAAGAGTTATCAAGACAAGTTTTGAATTCAATTAATATATTAGTAGAAAAAATAAATGAAGTAGAAGATAAAATTGAGTTGGATACATTTACAATATATGATTTTTTTGTAAAAACAGTTATGAGAATGATATTTTTGCTATATGCAGAAGAAAATGGGGTTTTCCCACATGGTGATCCTATATATGATGAGAATTATGGTATTATATATCTTTCAAATAAATTATTTGAAAGAGAACGATATGATATTGAAAATTTGAAAGAATCATTTGATGCATGGCCAAGAATATTAGCTTTGTTTAATTTAGTATATTATGGCTCTAAACATCCCAAACTTGGAATTGTTGCGCATGGTGGAGATTTATTTGAACCAAAGGTAACTGAATTTTTAAGTAAAATACCAATTGATAATTATTCATTAACTCAAATTTTTAAAAATCTATTATATTTAAATAGTCATAGAGTAACATATAGAGTTTTTTCAGTAGAACAAATAGGATATTTATATGAAGGTCTATTGAATTATAATATTAAGACTAAAAATGGGAAATATTATTTGAATATTTCAAATGATAGAAAATCATCTGGAAGTTATTATACTCCTCCACAATTAGTAAGATATGTTGTAGAAAAAACTTTTGATAATTTAGTAATTAATAAAAGTTCTGAAGAAATATTAAAATTAAAAATAGTTGATCCTACTATGGGAAGCGGTGCATTTTTAGTCCATAGTGTAAGATACCTTGCAGAACATTTAGCAAAAGCATGGCAAAATGAAAATAAATATAATCATTTAAATTATGAAGAAAAAATTAAAGAGGCTAAAAGACATATTGTAGAGTTTTGTATATATGGAGTAGATATTAATCCTATGGCTGTTGAATTGGCAAAGGTTAGTCTTTGGTTAGAAACTTTATCAAGTGATAAATCATTTTCTTTTTTGGATCATCATTTAAAGGTAGGGAATTCATTACTAGGTGTATGGAATGATGACAATATATATGAGGTACCTAAAGAAGTTTTTAAATTAAAGAATGATTTATATTCAAAAGAATATAAAGATATAATAAAAAATATTAAAAAGGAAAATGATAAAACAAATCATTTCTCAGGCTCTCTATTTAATGCGATAAATTTATCTTCAATTTCTTATGATATTGAAACTATTTCAAAAAAAGCTTTACAAATTAATGATTATGAATTTTTAGAACAAGAATATAAAAAAATAGCTTTGAATAGTGAAATAGAAAAGGAAAAAATAAAAAGAGATTTATGGTTGTCTAATTGGTTTGCTAATGAAATAGATAATGTTTATCCTATTAATTCTGAAAAAATAATGGATTTATATTCAAAAATAGATAAAAATGATTTAGAAGACCCATTTATTATTTGGAGTAGAAAAATGTCTGAAGAATTAAAATTTTTCCATTGGGAATTAGAATTTCCTGAAGTATTTAAAGAAAAAGGTTTTGATGCAGTAGTTGGTAATCCACCTTGGGAAGTTTTGAAATTAAAAGAATTAGAATTTTTTAAAGATAAAGATGAAAGTATTGCATCTATACATAAAGCTAATAAAAGAAAAAAGGAAATAGAAAAATTAAAAGAGACTAATTTTGAATTATACAATCGATATATTAGAGAAAAACAAGTATTTGAAAAAACGGGGAATTATATTAGAACAAATAAAAGATTTAAACTAACTTCTAAAGGAGAAATAAATCTATATCAATTATTTGCTGAGTTATTTTTAAATTTAACCAAAGAAAATTTTGGTATTGTTGTTCCAACGGGTTTATTTACAGATAATAATAATGTTAATTACTTTAATTATTTGGTTGATAATAAACAAATATATGAAATAAATGATTTTGAAAATAAAAATAAAATTTTTAAGAATGTTGATGGAAGAATCCGTTTTTCGTTATTTATATCTAAAAAAACACATACAATTAATATAAGAATACTTTTAACCAGAATTAGCGAATTATATGAAAAAGAATATATTAATATTTCAATAGAAGATTTAAAACTTTTTAATCCTAATACAAAAACATTACCAATGTTAAAAAATAATAATGAATATAAGATAATTAAAAAAATATATGAAAGATCAGAAGTAATAAAAAATGAATATAAAGGATCAAGTTTTATTGATAATATATTTAATATATATCACATGTCAAATGATTCATATAAATTTGTTAGAAAAAATGAATTAATTGAAAAAGGATATAAAAAAGAATGGTACATGTATGTAAAAGATGATGAAATTTATTTGCCTCTTTTAGAAGGGAAAAGTTTCTTTATATTAAACTCTAGATATAGTGAAATTTTAGAAGATGGAAATGGAGTTAATGTTACTATAGAAAAATTAAATGATCCATACTTTTTTCCAGATACAAGATATTATGTAAAAAAAGATATTTTTGAAGAAACATTAAAAAATAAGAAATTTAATATAAATAAAAATTACTTTTTTGTCTTTAGAAATATTACCAATTCAACTAATGAAAGAACCTTTATCATATCACTTTTACCAAAATTACCAGCAGGTAACTCTATAAACATTTTTGATACAAAATTTTTAATTGAATTTTTAACGATGTCATCACATATAATTGATTTTTCTATAAGAAAAAAAATACAAGGAGTGAATTTGAATCACTTCATTTTTTACCAATTCCTTATTCCTAAACCAAATTCTTTTATAAAATATTCAGGTATAAATGGTGATGAAACATTAGAAATATCTCTTAGAAAAATATTTATTAATTTATTAAATTATTCGTATGATATGGAAGGAATAGTTAGAGATTTAGGTGGAGAAATTCAACCAAGAGAATGGGACGAGAAAGAAAGAATTGATAATTTTGCAAAATTAGATGCTATTATGGCTATATATTATGATATGAGTAAAGATGAATTAAAATATATTTTTAGTGATTTTGAAGTTGAAAGGAAAAATCAAAAATCACAATATGGGCAGTATCTATCAGAAATATTAGCTTTAAAATATTATGATTTATTTAAATCGCAAATTAAATTATTGGGGTGAAATTATGGCTTTAAATCCTATTTTGTTTTCAAAAGATGTTTTTTCTGCTTATACTGAATTTTTAATTAATTTTATTAATTTTCAAGACCCTGATTTAGAAAAAGACTTAAAAGAATTGATTAAATTTGACTTAATTAAGGGGTCAAGACTTATAAAAGGACCATATATTTCTCTTAATAAACCATATAAAATAGGTAAAAATTTAGAAGAATTAAGTAAGAGTTATAAAATACATAGTTTTTTAAAAAATAAGATAAACTTTAATTTGTACTCCCATCAAGAAGAAGCTTTTAAAAAAATTACCGAAGAAAATAATGTTGTTATTTCAACAGGAACAGGTTCAGGGAAAACAGAATCTTTTTTATTTCCTATTCTAAATAAATTATTATTAAATGAAAGTAAAGGATTAAAAGTTTTGATTATTTACCCTATGAATGCATTAGTAAATGATCAGATGATTAGAATTAAAAAATTATTTTCAGGAAGTGGTATAACATTTGGTAAATATACAGGCGAAACACCACAAAAAAATATTAATATTAAAAGATTTGAAAGACCAACAATTATTAAAGGTAATGATGAAGAAGCAATTGAAAAAGGTGAAATAATTCCATTTGAAGAAAAAGATTCTAGAGAAGAAATACAAAATGATCCTCCAAATGTGTTAGTTACTAATTATTCTCAATTAGAGTATTTATTATTGAGGGAAGATGATTTGAAAATATTTAAAGATATGGATCTAGAATATATAATTCTAGATGAAATACATACTTATGTTGGAGAACAAGGATCAGAAGTTGCTGCATTATTAAGGCGGATTAAAGCATTGGCGAAAAATCCAGAAAAAATAAAATTTATTGGAACGTCAGCAACTATTGCCTCAGGAAATAAAGAAGAAAAAGAAAAGAAAATAGAAAATTTTGCAAAAAAATTGTTTGGTGTAGATAATATTTCGAGCATTTTTGAAGAATATAGTGATATTAATACTAATGATGTTTTATATGAACCTAGTTTAGTCAAAAATTCTTTGTATATATTAAATGATATTATAGAAAATGAATTAAATAGTGAAAATTATTATTATTTAACAGGGAAAAATAATGTTATTTTTAAAGAAGATATTATAAATAATGCAGTATTTCGTTGGATTATTGATTTTTTAAAAGAACCAATGTCTTTAGAAGAAGTTGTTAATGCTTTTAAAAAGAAGTTTAATAGAAATAATTCTGATAATGAAATCGCAGCTGAAATATATTCATATTTGCTAGCTGGAATAGAAATAAAAAATGATGATGATTACCCATTAATAAGACCTAAAATGCATTTTTTTGTTAAAGGAATAAATAATCTTAGAGCTTATTTTAAAAATGGAAAAAGATACGTTACATTAGATGAGGATAAAGGATATCATTTATATTCATGTAGGAATTGTGGGCAACATTATTATAAAGGATTTTTTGAAAAAGAGAAATTAACTATTAAAGGTATTATCTCTCAAAGAGCTATTTCTGAGATTACATCGAATGAATATGAAGAAATTTTATTTACTGATAGTAATATATTCTTTTCTGATGAGAGTGAAAAAAATTATGATTTAGCATATTTATGTGAAAAATGTGGAACTATACATTATGAACCTGCTGGAAAATGTGTAAATTGTGAAAGTAAAAATATAATAGAGATTTTTATTTTAAATGAAAATAAAAGATGTTTATCATGTAATAGTTCTCTTGAAAACAATAAACAAAAAAATCTAGTTAAATCATCTTCATTTGAACCAGTTGATTTGACTATTTTAACAGAAAATATTTTATCTTTGGCCGACAATCCAAAAATAATTATTTTTACAGATAATAGACAAGAAGCATCTTTTTTAAATGGATTTATGGAAGTAACATCTAAAAGATTTATATATAGGGATAGATTATATAAGTTTTTAAAAAATCATAATATTTTTTATAACTTAAATGAATTAACGGAAAAGTTTTTCTATTATTTATTTGAAAATGGTGATTTAGAAAAAATTAATAGTAAAGATGTATATACTGAAAAATCTAAGGAATTAGATGAGTATATTTACTTAGAATGGTTTATTTATGAAGAATTTTGTTCTCAAATTTCTCAAATAAAGAAAAATTCATTAGAAAAATTGGGTTTGTTGAATATTGATTATGATTTATTTAATGAAGAAAATAAATGGTTTCTTTTGGAATGGAGTAATAAGTTAAATATCGACATAAATTCTTTGAAAGGTATTATTTACAAAATATTAGATTATTTCAGAAGAAGAAATACAGTTGATTTGCCAATATTAGAAAAAGTTGTAGGTAATCAAAGAAACAAATATAAAACAAAATTAAATCTTCCTGAATATATAAATATGAGTTCAATATCTAAAAATAGTGATTTGAATTCTTTAGCATTTATATCTCGAACAAATAGAACGTATCCTCAAGTCTTATTGCAAAAGGAAATTGGTTCTATTAATGACGAATTTTTAGAAGAATTATTTCATTTTTTAAAAAAGAATATATTTGTTAAAAAAGAAATAGGAAGACAAAAATATATATTATTAGATCCTAATAAAATTATTATTGAATTAAACAAAGAAAAAAAATATCTTGAATGTAAAACTTGCGGAGAGAAATCTTTATTGAACAGAAAGACAAAAAATAATTCATGTACAAATTATAGATGTAAGTCATCTTTTAAAGAAAATGAAATATTATATAATTATGATGTTAAGAGGTATTTGAATGAAAGTTCTAGATTTGAATTAAAACCAATGGAACATACAGGACAAATAAAAAAATCCGATAGAGAAGCTGCTGAAAGAAAATTTAAAAATGGAGATATTAATGTTATAGTGGCTACTTCAACTTTAGAACTAGGTATTGATATTGGTGATTTGGATTTTGTGTTAATGAGAAATGTTCCTCCTTCACCAGCAAATTATGATCAAAGGGTAGGAAGGGCTGGAAGGAGATTGAAAATTGGCGTAGCTATTACTTATTGTGGTTATTCAAACCATGATCAAAGATTTTTTGAATCTCCCCAAGAAATGATTAAAGGGGAAATAAAAGAACCTATATTCTCAACAAAAAATGAACCTTTATTTATAAGGCATATTCATTCTTTTATTTTTACTTCTTTATTCTTAAATTCAACAGAAAAAGATTTTGAATTATTAAAAAAGGCTATTCCGAATAAAATTTCAAATTATTTATTTGATGAGTTAGTTCCTGATTATAAAAGAATTGAGTATATAAGTGATGATCTAGGAAAATATTACAGGAAATTAATTAGTGAAAAAAAAGATATTTTGGTTAATGAAATAAAAAGATATTTTAGATTTTGGTCAGATACTATTGAATACTTTACTAAAATTTATAATATTAGCGAAGATGACTTAGCTAAGAAATATATTGAAGGTTCTGCAAAAGAATTAGAAAAAATTTTAAAATATACAAAAGATCTATATTTATATTGGCTTAAAAAAAGAGATGAAGTGCATAAAAATATGGCTTATTATAATCCTTATAATCAAATTATAAATGATTTTATTCAAGGAAATGATGAGTATTATACTTTGAATTATTTAAAAAATCATGGTTTTTTACCAGGATATAATTTAGTAAAACCTGGAGTTACAATTTTTCATATTCCAGATGTAGAGTTTTTCAGACCTTATTCAATAGCTTTGAGAGAGGCATCACCTTTTTCTACGGTTTATGTGAATGGAAAGCAATATAAAATAAAAGATTATATAATTTATTCTACAAAAAGTAAAGACTTTATCAAAACATTTCATATTCATGATCCTAATGGTTCAAAAGATATTTTTGCAATGCATATTACTGATGTAGAATTAGAAAAAGGAGAAAAAATTAGAAGTAGCGATACTGGAAGAAAAGTTAATTCATATGTCATGGCAACTGATTTTAATAAAAACAGTGGTCATTTGGGAGGAAAAAAATACATAACTAGTGGCGGAATAAATATAGAATTTTATAAAAATGCGACATTTTATTTAATAAATACAGGTGTAAAAGATAGAGGCAATATAGAACATTTTTATGTTTGCCCTGAATGCGGTTATACTTCTAATAAGAATACAGAAGAAAAAAATAAAAAAAATTTTTTAAAACATATTAAAGAAAAACATAATAATAAAAACTCTATCCTAAGAGAGTATACAAAAAATATAGAAGAAGGTGGAATTTCAATTTATTCAAAACATAAATCAGACATAATATTAATTGGAGGATTTGAGAAAGATTCTGAAGCTGCAAGTGTTGGTGAAGCCATTAAATTAGGAGCATCTTTAATAACGGATATT
This genomic window from Marinitoga litoralis contains:
- a CDS encoding Eco57I restriction-modification methylase domain-containing protein; the protein is MNLNARMSGLVFSEKVLDKIKRNYDIENYKFNKYNLLLKKLESTNKESSDIKKFIISFFSEILGYEKDSLITNIPETEKVYFEDALQYEKPHIVYKFNNKSDKKFYFYIIPSNKKIDEKDDTSGRLKISYYGKFERVLREKNVKYGFITNGEIIRFVYAESGLITSYIEWDLYDFKEYENLNLFYNLFSINRLRDKESLFELIKRSQEEQSEITEELSRQVLNSINILVEKINEVEDKIELDTFTIYDFFVKTVMRMIFLLYAEENGVFPHGDPIYDENYGIIYLSNKLFERERYDIENLKESFDAWPRILALFNLVYYGSKHPKLGIVAHGGDLFEPKVTEFLSKIPIDNYSLTQIFKNLLYLNSHRVTYRVFSVEQIGYLYEGLLNYNIKTKNGKYYLNISNDRKSSGSYYTPPQLVRYVVEKTFDNLVINKSSEEILKLKIVDPTMGSGAFLVHSVRYLAEHLAKAWQNENKYNHLNYEEKIKEAKRHIVEFCIYGVDINPMAVELAKVSLWLETLSSDKSFSFLDHHLKVGNSLLGVWNDDNIYEVPKEVFKLKNDLYSKEYKDIIKNIKKENDKTNHFSGSLFNAINLSSISYDIETISKKALQINDYEFLEQEYKKIALNSEIEKEKIKRDLWLSNWFANEIDNVYPINSEKIMDLYSKIDKNDLEDPFIIWSRKMSEELKFFHWELEFPEVFKEKGFDAVVGNPPWEVLKLKELEFFKDKDESIASIHKANKRKKEIEKLKETNFELYNRYIREKQVFEKTGNYIRTNKRFKLTSKGEINLYQLFAELFLNLTKENFGIVVPTGLFTDNNNVNYFNYLVDNKQIYEINDFENKNKIFKNVDGRIRFSLFISKKTHTINIRILLTRISELYEKEYINISIEDLKLFNPNTKTLPMLKNNNEYKIIKKIYERSEVIKNEYKGSSFIDNIFNIYHMSNDSYKFVRKNELIEKGYKKEWYMYVKDDEIYLPLLEGKSFFILNSRYSEILEDGNGVNVTIEKLNDPYFFPDTRYYVKKDIFEETLKNKKFNINKNYFFVFRNITNSTNERTFIISLLPKLPAGNSINIFDTKFLIEFLTMSSHIIDFSIRKKIQGVNLNHFIFYQFLIPKPNSFIKYSGINGDETLEISLRKIFINLLNYSYDMEGIVRDLGGEIQPREWDEKERIDNFAKLDAIMAIYYDMSKDELKYIFSDFEVERKNQKSQYGQYLSEILALKYYDLFKSQIKLLG